In Kitasatospora sp. NA04385, a single genomic region encodes these proteins:
- a CDS encoding type IV secretory system conjugative DNA transfer family protein has translation MPPSSPSSPSPSPGTDALLYTLIGAGSALIAYGSLAWVCGNTTNTLAGSGSWAPFQPIAAALHPQQTWPALGAVALLLGARIAPGLLAVAAAALGLRVWLRRRSKSAGLATSRDLAVLLPKEITAKAKSLRPSLAAAKPGSIRPQDTGILLGTLGESGPEVRASWEDVAVAIMAPRSGKTTSLAVPSILSAPGPVLLTSNKAAGDAFTATVDARSAVGRVWTMDPQQIAHTEQAMWWDPLHDARDLPGARRLAGHFVTASVDASNATDFWSTAAANTLTALFLAAGADGRPITDVLGWLAQPSDRTPIDLLKANGLTAIAAQLQGTVSGAVETRDGIYETARQYAACLLDPGIAVWVTPSDTLPEFKPSAFASSRDTLFLLSKDGGGSASALIAAAADSVMRSAVVQAERDGGRLDPPLLAILDEAANVCKIQDLPDLYSHLGSRGVIPITILQSYRQGQKCWGEAGMDAMWSAATIKVLGSGIDDADFADKLSRLVGEHDVESVSHSTSESGRSTSTSMRQERILPPDQIRALPKGKALLLATGIKPALLQLRPWYKEPGAAGIGKASAAQTAAITARALAKAGAAA, from the coding sequence CTGCCCCCCTCCTCCCCTTCCTCACCGTCCCCGTCCCCGGGCACCGACGCCCTCCTCTACACCCTGATCGGCGCCGGATCGGCGCTGATCGCCTACGGCTCCCTCGCCTGGGTCTGCGGCAACACCACCAACACCCTTGCCGGGAGCGGCAGCTGGGCGCCGTTCCAGCCGATCGCCGCTGCCCTGCACCCGCAGCAGACCTGGCCCGCCCTGGGCGCCGTCGCGCTCCTGCTCGGCGCCCGGATCGCCCCCGGCCTCCTCGCCGTCGCCGCCGCGGCCCTCGGCCTGCGGGTGTGGCTGCGCCGCCGCTCCAAGTCCGCCGGTCTCGCCACCAGCCGCGACCTCGCGGTGCTGCTGCCCAAGGAGATCACCGCGAAGGCCAAGAGCCTGCGCCCCAGCCTGGCCGCGGCGAAGCCCGGCAGCATCCGCCCCCAGGACACCGGCATCCTGCTCGGCACCCTGGGCGAGAGCGGCCCGGAGGTCCGCGCGTCCTGGGAGGACGTCGCCGTGGCCATCATGGCGCCGCGAAGCGGCAAGACGACCAGCCTGGCGGTGCCGTCGATCCTGTCCGCCCCCGGCCCGGTCCTGCTGACCTCCAACAAGGCGGCGGGCGACGCGTTCACCGCGACCGTCGATGCCCGCTCTGCCGTCGGCCGCGTGTGGACGATGGACCCGCAGCAGATCGCCCACACCGAGCAGGCCATGTGGTGGGATCCGCTGCACGACGCCCGCGACCTGCCCGGCGCCCGCCGTCTGGCCGGGCACTTCGTCACCGCGAGCGTCGACGCCTCCAACGCCACCGACTTCTGGTCCACCGCCGCCGCCAACACCCTCACGGCGCTGTTCCTCGCGGCGGGCGCCGACGGCAGGCCGATCACCGACGTCCTCGGGTGGCTCGCCCAGCCCTCCGACCGCACCCCGATCGACCTCCTCAAGGCGAACGGGCTCACCGCCATCGCCGCCCAGCTGCAGGGCACCGTCTCCGGCGCCGTCGAAACGCGCGACGGCATCTACGAGACGGCCCGTCAGTACGCGGCCTGCCTGCTGGACCCCGGCATCGCCGTCTGGGTCACCCCGTCCGACACCCTGCCGGAGTTCAAGCCGTCGGCCTTCGCCTCCAGTCGCGACACCCTGTTCCTGCTGTCCAAGGACGGCGGCGGCTCGGCGTCGGCGCTGATCGCCGCGGCGGCCGACTCCGTGATGCGCTCCGCCGTCGTCCAGGCCGAGCGCGACGGCGGCCGGCTCGACCCGCCGTTGCTGGCCATCCTCGACGAGGCCGCCAACGTGTGCAAGATCCAGGATCTCCCGGATCTGTATTCGCACTTGGGTTCGCGCGGGGTCATCCCGATCACGATCCTGCAGTCCTACCGGCAGGGCCAGAAGTGCTGGGGCGAGGCGGGCATGGACGCCATGTGGTCCGCCGCCACGATCAAGGTCCTGGGCAGCGGCATCGACGACGCCGACTTCGCCGACAAGCTCAGCCGCCTGGTGGGCGAGCACGACGTCGAGAGCGTCTCCCACTCCACCTCGGAGTCGGGCCGCTCCACCTCCACCTCGATGCGGCAGGAGCGGATCCTGCCGCCCGACCAGATCCGCGCCCTGCCCAAGGGCAAGGCCCTGCTGCTGGCCACCGGTATCAAGCCCGCCCTGCTCCAACTGCGGCCTTGGTACAAGGAGCCCGGCGCCGCGGGGATCGGCAAGGCGTCCGCCGCGC